TAAATCGCGATTTATCTCGTTCATTTCTCGCTGCTAGCTTCGCTCGAGTCCGAAGCGTTGTCACACATGTGTTGTGTGTGACATGATACCGCCGGACGCACGGCTGATGTGTCAGTGTGTATGTACAGGGTGCTCGAAAGTTATTTGGCGTTTTTACTTCAAAAGTTCGATGTTCTACGCGATTTGGAGTAGATTTTTGTTTAGCGAGAATATCGAAAGGATGAAGTCTTCTTCTTTTGCtgaacaaaaatgttaatacgGTATTTAATGTAAAGAAATACTATATTGTTCAATTTCGaatggtttttattttattgaaatctttatttttaatcttatccagatttttttatgataaagatTAAGAAACTGTCAAGAAAGATTGTTTCTAATtgaattttcatgaaaaattaagtaaaatatgttGAGACTTTTGATACACCCTGTACATGTACACATATTCACATAAGTAAAAAAGATGAATCATGAATACTAATTATCAAAGCTTAATTTAGATAAGATTTACACTCGATATTGGTATTATTATCAGGTAGAGGTAAGgtaagcaataaaaataaattattttgcagcaattatgtattaagtatttcagtaaaaaattaataataaagagctgtaattttttttacatttattgagaaaaatttacaaaaaaagagaaagagagaaacagttttttattgcatattcaaaattaatgtatatttttgttaaatgtaatttcaatgtatttttttggCTGCATTGTCTTATTACTGTGTgtacaaaatgtttaaaataatattacttctGGAACTATAGCACACATTGCAGGATAAACTGTAGCCTGTTAGCGctcaaaataatttgaaatattaggaACTGGAACCATGCCAATGTATCAAGGAAGAGTATTTTGGTTCCAGCACCTGGATGTATTATGCGTTGTTAGCGTGATATTTGATCTCTTCCGCGTTTGTATGACAATAGTTTCCtgataaacttaataatttttattttatttattatttaatgttaattgtaatagcaatacaaataaagtaaataaataaatatagagcAAATATgcacaaatttttatgcataattttttatgaaaaaccaTATGcagcataaaaaaaaatatattattgaaatgtatattaaaaaattttacttttggaATTGTTAGAgaatctatttaattatatttaatatatattttaataatatattaatcgattgtttaattatatctaatttatttgaatatttaatttacttgttcCTACTTCTTCATTCAATAgttaccaattttttaatattatagaatatatatttgctGCATTACCGAGGACCCAAAGGGGACAACCTCTTGTACTAGGTGGAGATCCCAAAGGAAAGAACTTTTTATACACCAATGGTAACAGTGTTATCATTAGAAATATTGATGTGAGTTTCTAAATTGCAATAGATGTAACTATTGTTAATCCAGAATGAATGTactaattgtatattattgaacATTGCAGAATCCAGCAATTGCAGATGTTTATACGGAACATTCTTGCCCTGTGAATGTTGCCAAATATTCTCCTAGTGGTTTTTACATAGCTTCAGGAGGTacgtaacattttatttataatacttatttgtcacaaagatttttaattaaagcatatatattatatatatgtacacactcTTTATGTGGATattatctgtaaaaataatatggtaCAGAATATTCGTAATCTTTGATAACTTTGTACTATCACTTTATCATTGAAAGCTTCGTAATACATAGAATGTTTCACTTTTTTAAActgatcattttttatattcaattttgataCATGAAGAatgtaatatgattttatttcagACCAATCGGGTAAAGTACGTATTTGGGATACAGTTAACAAAgagcatatattaaaaaatgaattccACCCTATTGGCGGGCCCATTAAAGACATCGCTTGGTCACCGGATAGTCAGCGCATGGTCGTGGTCGGAGAAGGAAGAGAAAGGTATACTTTGCTCACTAGAAATGTATAGAAGTAAAATGTACCATTGTGAAgaagtaataataacattaatgttataataattatgtttagaTTTGGACATGTCTTCATGGCAGAAACCGGAACGTCAGTGGGCGAAATCTCTGGTCAAAGTAAATCCATCAATTCGTGCGACTTTAGACCGACTAGACCATTTAGATTAATAACTGGAAGTGAAGATAATACTATTGGTATATTCGAAGGCCCGCCGTTCAAATTTAAGtatgtatatgcataaaattcaatttaaatccTATTAAAAATAGGAATTTTAATTCTTCGCGTGATTCATTACATGCCGTTTATGTAGGATGACGAAGCAAGAGCATACTCGTTTTGTTCAAACCGTACGTTATTCGCCTGACGGAAATCTGTTTGCTTCTGGTGGATTTGACggaaaagtatttatatataatggaaCAACCTCTGATTTTGTTGCTGAAGTAGGATCTCCTGCACACCAAGGTGGAGTTTATGGGGTATGTAATCtaattcatttaatataatgtaacatgatatataaaaatatgacgaattaatataataaatataatcaaacacaatttatatttataggttGCATGGAAACCTGAtagtaaacaattattaacagCCTCTGGagataaaacatgtaaattGTGGGATGTAGAAACACGCTCTTTAATTACCGAATTCAACATGGGAACGACGGTCGATGATCAACAAGTTTGTAACTCGTCAATCAGCTTAAAAGAAGCTACACAGAAAAGTAATATGCAATAAttcaaaacaatatattttcagGTGAGCTGTCTGTGGCAaggaaaacatttattatctgTGTCACTTAGTGGCTTTATCAATTATCTTGATATCGACAATCCTGAGAAGcctataaagataataaaagtaatttttatttctgctgactaatttttcaaagttcaaGTTAAATTactctaaatatattaattttgatattatatattatttttcaggGTCATAACAAACCAATAACGGTGCTAACGCTAAGTCCTGATAGAGGTACGATTTACACTGGCTCTCACGATGGCTACATCACTAA
This genomic stretch from Monomorium pharaonis isolate MP-MQ-018 chromosome 4, ASM1337386v2, whole genome shotgun sequence harbors:
- the LOC105836538 gene encoding actin-interacting protein 1 isoform X2, yielding MSYETKYIFAALPRTQRGQPLVLGGDPKGKNFLYTNGNSVIIRNIDNPAIADVYTEHSCPVNVAKYSPSGFYIASGDQSGKVRIWDTVNKEHILKNEFHPIGGPIKDIAWSPDSQRMVVVGEGRERFGHVFMAETGTSVGEISGQSKSINSCDFRPTRPFRLITGSEDNTIGIFEGPPFKFKMTKQEHTRFVQTVRYSPDGNLFASGGFDGKVFIYNGTTSDFVAEVGSPAHQGGVYGVAWKPDSKQLLTASGDKTCKLWDVETRSLITEFNMGTTVDDQQVSCLWQGKHLLSVSLSGFINYLDIDNPEKPIKIIKGHNKPITVLTLSPDRGTIYTGSHDGYITNWNAETGQNDRVQGHGHGNQINGMKATGNLLYTAGIDDTLRSVDIATNTYAETSVVKLDSQPRGLDIYNDIVVVASVRQITVTQDGKKLSSLPINYEPSCVSINQEIGDVAIGSTSDNKVYIYELSDTTLTQKTELEHLGPVTDASYSPDNKYLVACDANRKVILYTVPEYKLAHNREWGFHNARVNSVAWSSNSDMVASGSLDTTIIIWSVTNPAKHTIIKNAHPQSQITRLVWLDEETLISVGQDCNTKIWRIEKI
- the LOC105836538 gene encoding actin-interacting protein 1 isoform X1, with the translated sequence MSYETKYIFAALPRTQRGQPLVLGGDPKGKNFLYTNGNSVIIRNIDNPAIADVYTEHSCPVNVAKYSPSGFYIASGDQSGKVRIWDTVNKEHILKNEFHPIGGPIKDIAWSPDSQRMVVVGEGRERFGHVFMAETGTSVGEISGQSKSINSCDFRPTRPFRLITGSEDNTIGIFEGPPFKFKMTKQEHTRFVQTVRYSPDGNLFASGGFDGKVFIYNGTTSDFVAEVGSPAHQGGVYGVAWKPDSKQLLTASGDKTCKLWDVETRSLITEFNMGTTVDDQQVSCLWQGKHLLSVSLSGFINYLDIDNPEKPIKIIKGHNKPITVLTLSPDRGTIYTGSHDGYITNWNAETGQNDRVQGHGHGNQINGMKATGNLLYTAGIDDTLRSVDIATNTYAETSVVKLDSQPRGLDIYNDIVVVASVRQITVTQDGKKLSSLPINYEPSCVSINQEIGDVAIGSTSDNKVYIYELSDTTLTQKTELEHLGPVTDASYSPDNKYLVACDANRKVILYTVPEYKGLAHNREWGFHNARVNSVAWSSNSDMVASGSLDTTIIIWSVTNPAKHTIIKNAHPQSQITRLVWLDEETLISVGQDCNTKIWRIEKI